Proteins encoded together in one Amblyomma americanum isolate KBUSLIRL-KWMA chromosome 1, ASM5285725v1, whole genome shotgun sequence window:
- the LOC144110966 gene encoding guanylate kinase isoform X2 codes for MFVKVSKLLNVAAAPRRSGSSTAAPRVSDHAGTVDTAACSSSSTRVRMQDEHTFYLRKADGPIAVQAPNLEPLYDRGPTRVPPPAMLAQAKRETGGLSTLIHMSALRPLVICGPSGSGKSTLLRKLLKDFGDYFALCVSHTTRKPRPGEVNGKDYHFISRDEMEQAIEAGEFIEYTEFSGNLYGTSKKSVRDVQDQGRICILDIEIEGVKNIKNTDLNPRYIFVKPPSMKALEERLRGRGTESEESLRRRLAKASEEIAYGENQGNFDLLLVNDNLKGAYNRLRDYLIKEVEELQKKPKI; via the exons ATGTTTGTCAAGGTCTCCAAGTTGCTGAACGTCGCCGCCGCTCCTCGAAGAAGTGGCTCTTCGACTGCCGCCCCTCGCGTGTCGGATCATGCAGGC ACTGTCGACACCGCggcttgcagcagcagcagcaccagggtTAGGATGCAGGACGAGCACACCTTCTACCTCAGGAAGGCAGATGGGCCCATCGC GGTGCAGGCGCCGAACCTGGAGCCTCTCTACGACCGGGGCCCAACCCGCGTGCCGCCGCCGGCAATGCTCGCCCAAGCCAAGAGGGAGA cAGGCGGCCTCTCCACCTTAATACACATGTCGGCTCTGCGCCCACTTGTCATATGTGGGCCATCCGGTAGTGGAAAATCGACGCTGCTTAGGAAGCTGCTGAAAGACTTTGGCGATTACTTCGCATTATGTGTTTCAC ATACGACCCGGAAGCCCAGGCCTGGTGAGGTGAATGGCAAAG actaccATTTTATCTCGCGGGACGAAATGGAACAGGCCATTGAAGCGGGAGAGTTCATAGAGTACACTGAGTTCTCTGGGAACTTGTATGGCACCAG CAAAAAGTCTGTGCGTGATGTCCAAGACCAAGGACGAATCTGCATTCTCGACATTGAAATTGAGGGTGTGAAGAACATCAAGAACACAGATCTGAATCCCCGCTACATCTTCGTCAAGCCACCGAGCATGAAGGCTCTT GAAGAGCGGCTCAGGGGTCGGGGAACTGAATCTGAGGAGAGCTTGCGGAGACGTCTGGCAAAAGCTAGCGAAGAGATTGCCTATG gtgagaACCAGGGGAACTTCGACCTTCTGCTAGTCAACGACAACCTCAAGGGTGCATACAACAGGCTCAGAGATTACCTCATAAAG GAAGTGGAAGAGCTTCAGAAGAAGCCAAAGATCTAG
- the LOC144110966 gene encoding guanylate kinase isoform X1, with amino-acid sequence MFVKVSKLLNVAAAPRRSGSSTAAPRVSDHAGTVDTAACSSSSTRVRMQDEHTFYLRKADGPIAVQAPNLEPLYDRGPTRVPPPAMLAQAKRESGLSTLIHMSALRPLVICGPSGSGKSTLLRKLLKDFGDYFALCVSHTTRKPRPGEVNGKDYHFISRDEMEQAIEAGEFIEYTEFSGNLYGTSKKSVRDVQDQGRICILDIEIEGVKNIKNTDLNPRYIFVKPPSMKALEERLRGRGTESEESLRRRLAKASEEIAYGENQGNFDLLLVNDNLKGAYNRLRDYLIKEYSVGFSIIQEVEELQKKPKI; translated from the exons ATGTTTGTCAAGGTCTCCAAGTTGCTGAACGTCGCCGCCGCTCCTCGAAGAAGTGGCTCTTCGACTGCCGCCCCTCGCGTGTCGGATCATGCAGGC ACTGTCGACACCGCggcttgcagcagcagcagcaccagggtTAGGATGCAGGACGAGCACACCTTCTACCTCAGGAAGGCAGATGGGCCCATCGC GGTGCAGGCGCCGAACCTGGAGCCTCTCTACGACCGGGGCCCAACCCGCGTGCCGCCGCCGGCAATGCTCGCCCAAGCCAAGAGGGAGA GCGGCCTCTCCACCTTAATACACATGTCGGCTCTGCGCCCACTTGTCATATGTGGGCCATCCGGTAGTGGAAAATCGACGCTGCTTAGGAAGCTGCTGAAAGACTTTGGCGATTACTTCGCATTATGTGTTTCAC ATACGACCCGGAAGCCCAGGCCTGGTGAGGTGAATGGCAAAG actaccATTTTATCTCGCGGGACGAAATGGAACAGGCCATTGAAGCGGGAGAGTTCATAGAGTACACTGAGTTCTCTGGGAACTTGTATGGCACCAG CAAAAAGTCTGTGCGTGATGTCCAAGACCAAGGACGAATCTGCATTCTCGACATTGAAATTGAGGGTGTGAAGAACATCAAGAACACAGATCTGAATCCCCGCTACATCTTCGTCAAGCCACCGAGCATGAAGGCTCTT GAAGAGCGGCTCAGGGGTCGGGGAACTGAATCTGAGGAGAGCTTGCGGAGACGTCTGGCAAAAGCTAGCGAAGAGATTGCCTATG gtgagaACCAGGGGAACTTCGACCTTCTGCTAGTCAACGACAACCTCAAGGGTGCATACAACAGGCTCAGAGATTACCTCATAAAG gAATACAGTGTGGGTTTCTCTATTATCCAGGAAGTGGAAGAGCTTCAGAAGAAGCCAAAGATCTAG
- the LOC144110966 gene encoding guanylate kinase isoform X3 yields the protein MFVKVSKLLNVAAAPRRSGSSTAAPRVSDHAGTVDTAACSSSSTRVRMQDEHTFYLRKADGPIAVQAPNLEPLYDRGPTRVPPPAMLAQAKRETGGLSTLIHMSALRPLVICGPSGSGKSTLLRKLLKDFGDYFALCVSHTTRKPRPGEVNGKDYHFISRDEMEQAIEAGEFIEYTEFSGNLYGTSKKSVRDVQDQGRICILDIEIEGVKNIKNTDLNPRYIFVKPPSMKALEERLRGRGTESEESLRRRLAKASEEIAYGENQGNFDLLLVNDNLKGAYNRLRDYLIKEYSVGFSIIQEVEELQKKPKI from the exons ATGTTTGTCAAGGTCTCCAAGTTGCTGAACGTCGCCGCCGCTCCTCGAAGAAGTGGCTCTTCGACTGCCGCCCCTCGCGTGTCGGATCATGCAGGC ACTGTCGACACCGCggcttgcagcagcagcagcaccagggtTAGGATGCAGGACGAGCACACCTTCTACCTCAGGAAGGCAGATGGGCCCATCGC GGTGCAGGCGCCGAACCTGGAGCCTCTCTACGACCGGGGCCCAACCCGCGTGCCGCCGCCGGCAATGCTCGCCCAAGCCAAGAGGGAGA cAGGCGGCCTCTCCACCTTAATACACATGTCGGCTCTGCGCCCACTTGTCATATGTGGGCCATCCGGTAGTGGAAAATCGACGCTGCTTAGGAAGCTGCTGAAAGACTTTGGCGATTACTTCGCATTATGTGTTTCAC ATACGACCCGGAAGCCCAGGCCTGGTGAGGTGAATGGCAAAG actaccATTTTATCTCGCGGGACGAAATGGAACAGGCCATTGAAGCGGGAGAGTTCATAGAGTACACTGAGTTCTCTGGGAACTTGTATGGCACCAG CAAAAAGTCTGTGCGTGATGTCCAAGACCAAGGACGAATCTGCATTCTCGACATTGAAATTGAGGGTGTGAAGAACATCAAGAACACAGATCTGAATCCCCGCTACATCTTCGTCAAGCCACCGAGCATGAAGGCTCTT GAAGAGCGGCTCAGGGGTCGGGGAACTGAATCTGAGGAGAGCTTGCGGAGACGTCTGGCAAAAGCTAGCGAAGAGATTGCCTATG gtgagaACCAGGGGAACTTCGACCTTCTGCTAGTCAACGACAACCTCAAGGGTGCATACAACAGGCTCAGAGATTACCTCATAAAG gAATACAGTGTGGGTTTCTCTATTATCCAGGAAGTGGAAGAGCTTCAGAAGAAGCCAAAGATCTAG
- the LOC144110966 gene encoding guanylate kinase isoform X7, whose product MRMKGGLSTLIHMSALRPLVICGPSGSGKSTLLRKLLKDFGDYFALCVSHTTRKPRPGEVNGKDYHFISRDEMEQAIEAGEFIEYTEFSGNLYGTSKKSVRDVQDQGRICILDIEIEGVKNIKNTDLNPRYIFVKPPSMKALEERLRGRGTESEESLRRRLAKASEEIAYGENQGNFDLLLVNDNLKGAYNRLRDYLIKEYSVGFSIIQEVEELQKKPKI is encoded by the exons ATGAGGATGAAAG GCGGCCTCTCCACCTTAATACACATGTCGGCTCTGCGCCCACTTGTCATATGTGGGCCATCCGGTAGTGGAAAATCGACGCTGCTTAGGAAGCTGCTGAAAGACTTTGGCGATTACTTCGCATTATGTGTTTCAC ATACGACCCGGAAGCCCAGGCCTGGTGAGGTGAATGGCAAAG actaccATTTTATCTCGCGGGACGAAATGGAACAGGCCATTGAAGCGGGAGAGTTCATAGAGTACACTGAGTTCTCTGGGAACTTGTATGGCACCAG CAAAAAGTCTGTGCGTGATGTCCAAGACCAAGGACGAATCTGCATTCTCGACATTGAAATTGAGGGTGTGAAGAACATCAAGAACACAGATCTGAATCCCCGCTACATCTTCGTCAAGCCACCGAGCATGAAGGCTCTT GAAGAGCGGCTCAGGGGTCGGGGAACTGAATCTGAGGAGAGCTTGCGGAGACGTCTGGCAAAAGCTAGCGAAGAGATTGCCTATG gtgagaACCAGGGGAACTTCGACCTTCTGCTAGTCAACGACAACCTCAAGGGTGCATACAACAGGCTCAGAGATTACCTCATAAAG gAATACAGTGTGGGTTTCTCTATTATCCAGGAAGTGGAAGAGCTTCAGAAGAAGCCAAAGATCTAG
- the LOC144110966 gene encoding guanylate kinase isoform X6 → MRMKAGGLSTLIHMSALRPLVICGPSGSGKSTLLRKLLKDFGDYFALCVSHTTRKPRPGEVNGKDYHFISRDEMEQAIEAGEFIEYTEFSGNLYGTSKKSVRDVQDQGRICILDIEIEGVKNIKNTDLNPRYIFVKPPSMKALEERLRGRGTESEESLRRRLAKASEEIAYGENQGNFDLLLVNDNLKGAYNRLRDYLIKEYSVGFSIIQEVEELQKKPKI, encoded by the exons ATGAGGATGAAAG cAGGCGGCCTCTCCACCTTAATACACATGTCGGCTCTGCGCCCACTTGTCATATGTGGGCCATCCGGTAGTGGAAAATCGACGCTGCTTAGGAAGCTGCTGAAAGACTTTGGCGATTACTTCGCATTATGTGTTTCAC ATACGACCCGGAAGCCCAGGCCTGGTGAGGTGAATGGCAAAG actaccATTTTATCTCGCGGGACGAAATGGAACAGGCCATTGAAGCGGGAGAGTTCATAGAGTACACTGAGTTCTCTGGGAACTTGTATGGCACCAG CAAAAAGTCTGTGCGTGATGTCCAAGACCAAGGACGAATCTGCATTCTCGACATTGAAATTGAGGGTGTGAAGAACATCAAGAACACAGATCTGAATCCCCGCTACATCTTCGTCAAGCCACCGAGCATGAAGGCTCTT GAAGAGCGGCTCAGGGGTCGGGGAACTGAATCTGAGGAGAGCTTGCGGAGACGTCTGGCAAAAGCTAGCGAAGAGATTGCCTATG gtgagaACCAGGGGAACTTCGACCTTCTGCTAGTCAACGACAACCTCAAGGGTGCATACAACAGGCTCAGAGATTACCTCATAAAG gAATACAGTGTGGGTTTCTCTATTATCCAGGAAGTGGAAGAGCTTCAGAAGAAGCCAAAGATCTAG
- the LOC144110966 gene encoding guanylate kinase isoform X8, with translation MRMKAGGLSTLIHMSALRPLVICGPSGSGKSTLLRKLLKDFGDYFALCVSHTTRKPRPGEVNGKDYHFISRDEMEQAIEAGEFIEYTEFSGNLYGTSKKSVRDVQDQGRICILDIEIEGVKNIKNTDLNPRYIFVKPPSMKALEERLRGRGTESEESLRRRLAKASEEIAYGENQGNFDLLLVNDNLKGAYNRLRDYLIKEVEELQKKPKI, from the exons ATGAGGATGAAAG cAGGCGGCCTCTCCACCTTAATACACATGTCGGCTCTGCGCCCACTTGTCATATGTGGGCCATCCGGTAGTGGAAAATCGACGCTGCTTAGGAAGCTGCTGAAAGACTTTGGCGATTACTTCGCATTATGTGTTTCAC ATACGACCCGGAAGCCCAGGCCTGGTGAGGTGAATGGCAAAG actaccATTTTATCTCGCGGGACGAAATGGAACAGGCCATTGAAGCGGGAGAGTTCATAGAGTACACTGAGTTCTCTGGGAACTTGTATGGCACCAG CAAAAAGTCTGTGCGTGATGTCCAAGACCAAGGACGAATCTGCATTCTCGACATTGAAATTGAGGGTGTGAAGAACATCAAGAACACAGATCTGAATCCCCGCTACATCTTCGTCAAGCCACCGAGCATGAAGGCTCTT GAAGAGCGGCTCAGGGGTCGGGGAACTGAATCTGAGGAGAGCTTGCGGAGACGTCTGGCAAAAGCTAGCGAAGAGATTGCCTATG gtgagaACCAGGGGAACTTCGACCTTCTGCTAGTCAACGACAACCTCAAGGGTGCATACAACAGGCTCAGAGATTACCTCATAAAG GAAGTGGAAGAGCTTCAGAAGAAGCCAAAGATCTAG
- the LOC144110966 gene encoding guanylate kinase isoform X5, which yields MYSMVNHTAGGLSTLIHMSALRPLVICGPSGSGKSTLLRKLLKDFGDYFALCVSHTTRKPRPGEVNGKDYHFISRDEMEQAIEAGEFIEYTEFSGNLYGTSKKSVRDVQDQGRICILDIEIEGVKNIKNTDLNPRYIFVKPPSMKALEERLRGRGTESEESLRRRLAKASEEIAYGENQGNFDLLLVNDNLKGAYNRLRDYLIKEYSVGFSIIQEVEELQKKPKI from the exons ATGTACAGTATGGTGAACCACACAG cAGGCGGCCTCTCCACCTTAATACACATGTCGGCTCTGCGCCCACTTGTCATATGTGGGCCATCCGGTAGTGGAAAATCGACGCTGCTTAGGAAGCTGCTGAAAGACTTTGGCGATTACTTCGCATTATGTGTTTCAC ATACGACCCGGAAGCCCAGGCCTGGTGAGGTGAATGGCAAAG actaccATTTTATCTCGCGGGACGAAATGGAACAGGCCATTGAAGCGGGAGAGTTCATAGAGTACACTGAGTTCTCTGGGAACTTGTATGGCACCAG CAAAAAGTCTGTGCGTGATGTCCAAGACCAAGGACGAATCTGCATTCTCGACATTGAAATTGAGGGTGTGAAGAACATCAAGAACACAGATCTGAATCCCCGCTACATCTTCGTCAAGCCACCGAGCATGAAGGCTCTT GAAGAGCGGCTCAGGGGTCGGGGAACTGAATCTGAGGAGAGCTTGCGGAGACGTCTGGCAAAAGCTAGCGAAGAGATTGCCTATG gtgagaACCAGGGGAACTTCGACCTTCTGCTAGTCAACGACAACCTCAAGGGTGCATACAACAGGCTCAGAGATTACCTCATAAAG gAATACAGTGTGGGTTTCTCTATTATCCAGGAAGTGGAAGAGCTTCAGAAGAAGCCAAAGATCTAG
- the LOC144121494 gene encoding uncharacterized protein LOC144121494 translates to PNYHQTSLYHPFSILHFLKSSTSLSIGQPFSAIFLPSKEEIVEHLPKQFSNARVVVDCTEIALGQPNCLQCALRVYSHYKRGFTAKYMVAVTPAGMTAYMSEGYGGRASDKAIFEQNGLIDALEPISDAIMADRGLLIDEICAHYLIDLIRPPFKKQKKQLSKGEALRTQTIASARVHVERAIQRMKTFKILATKVPWNMVRQLDDILMITAGITNLSSPIIAAHRFL, encoded by the coding sequence CCCAACTACCACCAGACCAGCCTCTACCATCCTTTCAGCATTTTGCACTTCTTGAAATCATCAACGTCCCTCTCAATAGGTCAACCATTCAGTGCAATATTTCTCCCCTCAAAAGAGGAAATTGTTGAACACTTGCCAAAGCAGTTCAGTAATGCAAGAGTTGTTGTCGACTGCACCGAGATAGCTTTGGGGCAGCCCAACTGTTTGCAGTGTGCACTGAGAGTGTATTCACACTACAAGAGGGGATTTACAGCTAAGTATATGGTAGCTGTCACTCCAGCTGGCATGACTGCTTATATGAGCGAAGGCTATGGGGGACGCGCATCCGACAAGGCCATATTCGAACAAAATGGCCTGATTGATGCACTTGAGCCAATATCAGATGCAATAATGGCTGATCGTGGGCTTTTAATCGACGAAATTTGTGCACACTATCTCATTGACCTTATCCGGCCTCcgttcaagaaacaaaagaagcAGCTGTCTAAGGGGGAAGCTCTTCGAACCCAGACAATTGCTTCGGCCAGGGTGCATGTCGAACGTGCCATCCAACGGATGAAAACGTTTAAGATCCTGGCAACAAAAGTGCCGTGGAACATGGTTAGGCAATTGGACGACATCCTCATGATCACTGCCGGTATAACGAACCTTTCATCCCCAATTATTGCTGCACATCGTTTCCTGTGA